The segment GTGTCGAGGGCGATACAGATGCCGGGCTCGCCCTCTGGAGCCGACCAATGCTCAAGAACCTGATCGTCGAGAATGGCCCAATCCGCCGCCAGGGTGGCAACGGGGCAGGGGCCTGTCTGATGTATTGCGCCATCAGGCGTATTGGCAGGGCTTGGGCTGGTCATGTTGCGGTGGTCCACGCGATCGTCCGGGGTGTGTCGTGATCGGATTGACGGACTGATTCTGACCAAATGATCCAGCCATTTTGATGGCGGATTTCATAGCACCAATATGGTTCATCACCCCGTTCTGAAGAACCATTTTGGTGTATCACGCGCAGGACTATGCCCGGTTGTACACTTGCATGCGGCCATTCCGATAAACCGGGGGCCCACGGGGGCCTTCGGCCCCCGTGCCTCTTCCTTGCCTTCCGGCGCTCTTCCGCTCCGTCCCTCCGTCCCGGCACCGCCGTCCGGCTGGCGCTCCGGCGGGGCGGAGCGGCTCGGAGATCACAGTGGTGCCCGGCCGGATTATCCGAGGTCGATCGGTTCTGCGGGCGTGCGATCACGATCGATATCGAGCGTCACGCCGCCCGCTTCCCGGCCGATCGCCGCAAGCAGGGAGCCGAGGCGGATTCGACCCTCGGTGATCTGGTGTTCGGGTCGAACCGCGTCTTCCAGGATGGCCCGCAGTTCGGCTTCCGCGCTGCGTCCATTCATGGCGGCGCGGACGCGCAGCGCATGTTCGGTTTCATCGGAGAGGTTTCTGACCGTGATCGACGCCATGTTACCCCCTGCACGTGATGGCTGACGTTTAAGCCAGTTTATGGGTCATGGCGTCGGCTCGGCAAGGGCCCGGCGTGATCAGGCGGGGCTGGTTTCTCGCTCCAGTTCCAGGGGGCCCACGGGGGCCTGCGGCCCCCGTGCCTCTTCCTTACCGATCTTCCGGCGCGCGCCCGCCGCCCTCAGGCCGTCGTGTCGGGTTCCGGGCGGCGATCCAGTGCGCCGATGCCCTTCACGATGATGCGGGTGATCTGGTCGGCGGCGCGGTCGAATTCGGCGCGGGGCAGGCGGTCGCGGTCGAGCACGGCCTGGATCTGGCAG is part of the Tistrella bauzanensis genome and harbors:
- a CDS encoding FitA-like ribbon-helix-helix domain-containing protein — encoded protein: MASITVRNLSDETEHALRVRAAMNGRSAEAELRAILEDAVRPEHQITEGRIRLGSLLAAIGREAGGVTLDIDRDRTPAEPIDLG